The following coding sequences are from one Nicotiana tomentosiformis chromosome 3, ASM39032v3, whole genome shotgun sequence window:
- the LOC104091367 gene encoding probable GTP diphosphokinase RSH2, chloroplastic translates to MAVPTIALYASPPSSVCSTPYPCQINSHGSYDFDLNGRSSSSSSSTSSSSGKSFVGGLSSLFSSPTVKANYSTGTEDLGSLWHERGDELSSSFRCSSLSSSLKRDQSPVSVFQGPVSTSSTGIGSCSRSPPKRIAGDVGSIRSGTGGLFNGFVRHALGSCVDHDPVTFRVLDVDSPSSGLLDELTFNMEEGFLESNSEPYAKDLLLNAQSRHKIFYDDFVIKAFYEAEKAHRGQVRASGDPYLQHCVETAVLLAMIGANSTVVAAGLLHDTLDDTFMTYDYIFRTLGAGVADLVEGVSKLSQLSKLARDFNTASKTVEADRLHTMFLAMADARAVLIKLADRLHNMMTLDALPLTKQQRFAKETLEIFAPLANRLGISTWKEQLENLCFKHLNPDQHNELSSKLVKSFDEVMITSSVGKLEQALKDDSVSYHVLSGRHKSLYSIYCKMLKKKLNMDEVHDIHGLRLIVENKEDCYKALRVVHQLWSEVPGRYKDYIANPKFNGYQSLHTVVLGEGMVPLEVQIRTKEMHLQAEYGFAAHWRYKEGACKHSSFVNQMVEWARWVVSWQCETMNRDQSSVGHTESIQPPCKFPAHSEDCPFSCKPNCGTDGPVFIIMIDNDKMSVQEFPANSTVKDLLERAGRGSSRWTPYGFPLKEELRPRLNHEPVSDPNCKLKMGDVIELTPAIPHKSLIEYREEIQRMYDRGVSPLPAANAVVGLRS, encoded by the exons ATGGCGGTTCCGACGATAGCACTGTACGCAAGTCCACCGAGTAGTGTGTGTTCCACGCCGTATCCATGTCAGATCAATTCACACGGGTCGTATGATTTTGATTTGAACGGCAGATCATCTTCGTCGTCATCTTCAACATCGTCTTCGTCCGGTAAATCATTTGTCGGAGGGCTATCGAGTCTGTTCTCTTCGCCGACGGTGAAGGCGAATTATTCGACAGGAACAGAGGATTTGGGGTCTTTGTGGCACGAGAGAGGTGACGAATTGAGCAGCTCGTTTCGTTGTTCGTCCCTTAGCTCGTCCTTAAAAAGGGATCAGAGTCCAGTTTCGGTTTTTCAAGGACCTGTTAGCACTAGTAGTACTGGAATTGGATCATGTTCTAGAAGTCCGCCGAAGAGAATTGCTGGGGATGTGGGGTCCATTCGTTCTGGGACTGGTGGATTGTTCAATGGATTCGTTAGGCACGCTTTAGGATCCTGCGTTGATCACGATCCGGTGACGTTCCGGGTCCTGGATGTGGATTCCCCTTCATCAGGGTTATTGGATGAACTCACGTTTAACATGGAGGAGGGTTTCTTGGAGTCGAATTCTGAACCTTATGCGAAAGATTTGCTGTTGAATGCACAGTCGAGGCATAAAATCTTTTATGATGATTTTGTGATTAAGGCATTTTATGAAGCTGAGAAAGCACATAGAGGACAG GTGCGAGCAAGTGGTGATCCTTATTTACAGCATTGCGTTGAGACTGCAGTTTTACTTGCAATGATTGGAGCTAACTCAACTGTCGTCGCTGCTGGACTTCTGCACGATACGCTTGATGACACGTTCATGACTTATGACTATATTTTCCGGACGTTAGGCGCTGGGGTTGCTGATTTGGTTGAAGGG GTGTCAAAGCTGAGTCAATTGAGCAAGCTTGCAAGAGACTTTAATACAGCTAGTAAAACTGTTGAGGCAGATCGATTGCACACCATGTTCCTTGCTATGGCAGATGCCAGAGCAGTTCTCATAAAGCTAGCTGATCGCTTGCATAATATGATGACTTTGGATGCATTGCCATTGACGAAGCAGCAAAGGTTTGCGAAggaaactttggaaatctttgcTCCTCTTGCCAATCGCTTAGGCATCTCAACCTGGAAGGAGCAGCTGGAAAACCTCTGCTTTAAACATCTTAACCCAGATCAGCACAATGAGCTCTCATCGAAACTTGTTAAGTCTTTTGATGAGGTTATGATTACTTCTTCCGTGGGGAAGTTGGAGCAAGCGCTAAAGGATGACTCTGTTTCTTATCATGTTCTCTCGGGGCGTCACAAGAGCTTGTACAGCATTTACTGCAAGATGCTAAA GAAGAAGCTTAATATGGATGAAGTCCATGACATTCATGGGTTAAGGTTGATAGTTGAAAATAAAGAAGACTGTTATAAAGCACTTCGAGTTGTTCACCAGCTATGGAGTGAAGTACCTGGGAGATACAAGGACTACATAGCAAATCCAAAATTCAACGG GTACCAATCTCTTCATACGGTTGTGCTCGGGGAAGGTATGGTGCCTCTTGAAGTTCAGATCCGGACAAAGGAGATGCACTTGCAAGCTGAATATGGTTTCGCTGCTCATTGGAGATACAAAGAAGGCGCTTGCAAACACTCTTCTTTTGTAAATCAGATGGTAGAGTGGGCTCGTTGGGTTGTTAGCTGGCAGTGTGAGACAATGAACAGAGACCAATCATCTGTTGGCCACACTGAATCTATTCAGCCACCTTGCAAATTCCCTGCTCATTCTGAAGATTGTCCATTTTCTTGCAAACCTAATTGTGGAACTGATGGACCTGTCTTTATCATTATGATTGACAACGATAAG ATGTCTGTGCAAGAATTCCCAGCAAACTCAACTGTCAAGGATCTTTTGGAGAGAGCTGGTCGTGGCAGTTCTAGATGGACACCCTATGGATTTCCATTAAAGGAAGAGCTAAGGCCAAGGTTGAACCATGAACCAGTTAGTGATCCCAACTGCAAGCTAAAAATGGGAGATGTTATAGAATTAACTCCAGCAATACCACATAAGTCATTGATCGAGTACAGGGAGGAGATCCAGCGAATGTATGATCGAGGTGTTAGTCCTCTTCCTGCTGCCAATGCAGTAGTTGGTCTGAGGAGTTGA